The Methylotenera sp. G11 genome includes a window with the following:
- a CDS encoding ATP-binding protein, whose product MENTINAKPTKKLVAYVLTKDILLEDAILDLIDNSIDGAKRLSVDNYKQFWVTITINKHQFTIKDNCGGIPLNIAKEYAFRFGRPDDYAALDENPSDAVGNFGVGMKRALLKMGKKIKIVSNTTENYFEIDIDVEQWLKNEEWTFEFSKLEHQCNPNLDLGTTITVDGLYSGVSAKFGLSNFVDKLELLIKEKQIISIQKGLRIELNNQVLASHKIELLSSKDIKPIYKKFDLEIDDGKVSIELYAGIEKSDNNKAGWNIICNGRTLLQADKSPVTGWGYNNDALRVPSYHNQYGQFRGYLFFKSSDIKTLPWNTTKSGVDQEHPAFRKAFQEMIAAMKETFTFLNAVDKESEQEEQPLNDYIAKAKSIALDNITESANFIYPVTTSQTDKSKKLTWIRYQKPTEEVNRVMQVLEVTKPEDVGIQTFEIYYAVNVEAED is encoded by the coding sequence TAAAAAACTAGTTGCGTATGTGTTAACAAAAGATATTCTTCTCGAAGACGCAATTCTGGATCTGATTGACAACTCTATTGATGGAGCCAAAAGACTTTCCGTTGATAACTATAAACAATTCTGGGTAACAATTACGATAAATAAGCACCAGTTCACTATCAAAGACAATTGTGGTGGAATTCCCCTAAATATAGCTAAAGAGTATGCCTTTCGATTTGGCCGTCCTGACGACTATGCTGCACTGGATGAAAACCCTTCTGATGCGGTTGGAAATTTTGGCGTCGGTATGAAAAGAGCGCTTCTCAAGATGGGTAAGAAAATAAAAATAGTTTCAAATACTACTGAAAACTATTTTGAAATTGATATCGATGTAGAACAGTGGTTAAAAAATGAGGAATGGACCTTTGAATTTTCTAAACTTGAACATCAATGCAACCCCAACCTAGACCTAGGCACCACAATCACGGTTGACGGGCTTTATAGCGGAGTTTCCGCTAAATTCGGACTTTCTAATTTCGTTGATAAATTAGAATTGCTTATCAAAGAAAAACAAATAATCTCCATACAAAAAGGTCTGAGAATTGAGCTAAATAACCAAGTATTGGCTTCTCATAAAATTGAATTACTTTCCTCGAAAGACATTAAGCCCATATACAAAAAATTCGATCTTGAAATTGACGATGGGAAAGTATCAATAGAGTTATATGCGGGAATAGAAAAATCTGATAACAACAAAGCCGGTTGGAACATAATTTGTAATGGTCGAACTCTATTACAAGCAGACAAATCTCCTGTAACTGGATGGGGTTATAACAATGATGCTCTAAGAGTACCCAGCTACCATAACCAATATGGGCAGTTTAGAGGTTATTTGTTTTTCAAATCTAGCGACATTAAAACCTTACCTTGGAACACTACTAAATCCGGTGTTGATCAGGAACATCCAGCATTTCGCAAGGCCTTCCAAGAAATGATTGCTGCAATGAAAGAAACTTTTACTTTTCTAAATGCTGTTGACAAAGAAAGTGAGCAGGAAGAGCAGCCTTTAAATGATTACATAGCGAAGGCCAAATCAATCGCTCTGGACAATATTACCGAATCTGCAAACTTTATATATCCAGTTACGACTTCGCAAACTGATAAAAGTAAAAAATTAACATGGATTCGATACCAAAAGCCCACTGAAGAAGTTAATCGCGTCATGCAAGTATTAGAAGTTACGAAACCGGAAGATGTTGGCATTCAAACATTTGAGATCTATTACGCAGTAAACGTAGAGGCAGAGGATTAA